Within Saccharomonospora cyanea NA-134, the genomic segment GTCGGCCGCCTCCACCTCGGCACGGGTCACCCCGAGCATGAACAGCACCGCGTCCAGGTACGGGTGCGACAGGGCGGCGTCGGCCACCTCGCGCAGCGCGGGTTTGGCGTTGAACGCGATGCCCATACCCGCGGTGGTGAGCATGTCGATGTCGTTGGCGCCGTCGCCCACCGCGACGCACTGGCCGAGGGGGATGCCGTAGCCGGCGGCGTACCGCTTCAGCGACTCCGCCTTCGCGGCACGGTCGACGACGTCGCCGACGACCCGGCCAGTGAGCCTGCCGTCGACGATCTCCAGTTCGTTGGCGACGGCGAAGTCGAGACCGAGGTCGGTGACGAGGCCGTCGATGATGCGCGTGAACCCTCCGGAGACCACGCCGCACCGGAAACCGAGGCGCTTGAGGGTCCGCACGGTGGTCCGGGCCCCAGGGGTGAGCTCGATCTTCGCGGCCACCTCGTCGAGCACCGTTTCGGGAAGACCTTCCAGCAGCGACACACGCCGCATCAGCGACTCGGTGAAGTTCAACTCACCCCGCATGGCCGCGTCGGTGATCTCGCGGACCTCCGGCTCGACACCGGCGTGCGCGGCGAGCATCTCGATCACCTCGCCCTGGATGAGGGTCGAGTCGACGTCGAAGACCACCAGTCGTTTGGCCCGTCGCGACAGGCCGGCGCGCTCGATCGAGACGTCCAGGCCACCGCGTGCGCCCACGTCGGCGAGCACGGTGCGGAGTTCGCTGTCGGCCTCAGGCGTGTCGTCGGCGGCCGAGACGTGGAGTTCGAGACCGGTGACGGGATAGTCCGCGATGCTGCGGATGGTGTCGATGTTGACGCTCATCCGCGCGAGCGAGCGGGCGACCCGCGTGAAGGCCCGGGCCGTGATGGGTCTGCCGAGCAGCACCAGCACGTGAGTCGAGCCGCGCCGGGCCGGTGCGAACGGGTCGGCTCCGATGGCCGACCCGATCCGCACGTCCACGTTCATGGCCACGGTCGCCATGGCCTGCTCGACCATCTCCTGCAGGCCCTCTGGGTCCGACTCGACGGTGACGAGCACACCGAGTACGAGCTGCCCCCTGATGACGACCTGCTCGATGTCGAGGACCTCGACACCCTGGCGGGTCAACGCGGCGAACAGGACCGAGGAGACGCCCGGCTTGTCCGGTCCGGTCGCGGTGATCAGGA encodes:
- the serB gene encoding phosphoserine phosphatase SerB; translation: MSPTPVLITATGPDKPGVSSVLFAALTRQGVEVLDIEQVVIRGQLVLGVLVTVESDPEGLQEMVEQAMATVAMNVDVRIGSAIGADPFAPARRGSTHVLVLLGRPITARAFTRVARSLARMSVNIDTIRSIADYPVTGLELHVSAADDTPEADSELRTVLADVGARGGLDVSIERAGLSRRAKRLVVFDVDSTLIQGEVIEMLAAHAGVEPEVREITDAAMRGELNFTESLMRRVSLLEGLPETVLDEVAAKIELTPGARTTVRTLKRLGFRCGVVSGGFTRIIDGLVTDLGLDFAVANELEIVDGRLTGRVVGDVVDRAAKAESLKRYAAGYGIPLGQCVAVGDGANDIDMLTTAGMGIAFNAKPALREVADAALSHPYLDAVLFMLGVTRAEVEAADVADGLPLIRP